A genome region from Bombus terrestris chromosome 10, iyBomTerr1.2, whole genome shotgun sequence includes the following:
- the LOC100647628 gene encoding kinesin-like protein KIF13A isoform X1 yields the protein MATDKIKVAVRVRPFNRRELELGTQCVVEMSGQQTILQHPTTMDKIERSKPKTFAFDHCFYSLDPAVENFANQDVVFDALGRDILDNAFQGYNACIFAYGQTGSGKSYTMMGSGENKGIIPRLCDNLFDMIAKQQSSELTYKVEVSYMEIYNEKVHDLLDPKPNKQSLKVREHNVLGPYVDGLSQLAVTSFQDIDNLMAEGNKSRTVAATNMNSESSRSHAVFSVILTQTLTDSKSGVSGEKVSRMSLVDLAGSERAVKTGAVGDRLKEGSNINKSLTTLGLVISKLADQNSGNNKNKDKFVPYRDSVLTWLLKDNLGGNSKTVMVATISPAADNYEETLSTLRYADRAKRIVNHAVVNEDPNARIIRELRQEVEALKEMLLHATGQGSIVGQQRTDITEKLSESERLMKEMSQTWEEKLVKTERLQHERQQALEKMGISVQASGIQVEKNKYYLVNLNDDPSLNELLVYYLKERTLVGGRSAKTEQDIQLHGLGILPEHCVITIEETGLYMTPLNGARCFVNGTQVVEKTPLLHGDRIVWGNHHFFRVNCPRSATAINSEPQTPAQNIDYTFAREELMLNELSNDPIQRAIARLEKQHEEDKQVALEKQRQEYERQFQQLRNILSPSTPYSPYVPYDPLRGSQSSKLPACTPTTQMRVEKWAQERDEMFKRSLGQLKADILKANALVQEANFLAEEMGKQTKFSVTLQIPPNNLSPNRKSVFFQRGAFVSEPAILVKRTNMGSQVWSMEKLENKLVDMRDMYEDRKDPNNCQRLPAIKDEVPGKTQDPFYESQENHNLIGVANIFLEVLFHDVRLDYHTPIISQQGEVAGRLQVEISRISGHFPQDRICEAASESSNDSTSSEPEDYSGSSFITCRVTIKQATGLPLSLSHFVFCQYMFCGHPDPIVVPAIDNSEQLTSNCQIGQRDSLVFKFNHTKDFTVPITEEFIEHCSEGALSIEVWGHRSAGFSRSKPGWEVEQQLAKARSLADRWSELTRKIELWVEIQELNEQGEYSPVDVVVKQDTWTGGIYQLRQGQQRRIQVRVKPVQNSGTLPIICQSILNIAVGSVSVRNRLQIPLDSYQDEDLSILREKWSEALMRRRQYLDQQIQKLINKQDKTEQDIEREQSLVDQWVSLTEERNAVLVPAAGSGIPGAPADWNPPPGMEPHIPVLFLDLNADDLSTHQSGEEVSVTGLNSILPKEHGNKFYNLPIIRRIEKDVCAIAAWDSSIHDNIHLNKVTDANERVFLILKTTVRLSHPAPMDLVLRKRLALNIYKRQSITDRIFKRIVRTDCLTQTGVTYEVVSNIPKASEELEDRESLAQIAASGEDNSLCDGETYIEKYTRGVSAVESILTLDRLRQSVAVKELLQAQGQPLMRKTASVPNFSQVLLPLRRLGRTIMRSDTSMDSLNVTRSESVTDLNTELNGLLHSRRASTGHTRNDENFVSAPAKPFGIGSILNSARPTFLNLNLNLNSLTRLQQSTSAKSSPNMVGGKLGLRMTTLHEETSNTGNQLSTPVHDEDEEKSDADYSEYDSYQAPAKPVKPLTSSRTLDSLVELQSTKINTPSMSSSGYGSQAVSTTNLTSEDSISVKSISVDETPDLEYRNLLDYKKPERMDSSLVEETPEEYMGEVTNALGNLNVMENTCGEEHTRKNLDETGAYMDADIDSPVSSTKSDSDANTNVSRTSSTHCQKKDIPSQGLSNRRKSDMEISQASNSGEDSPLEGSSVVHTKLPPGKVVRRRKASTSTGRPTSSQHRASFPMVRPQVSESKAAARLEQSMQPNIPYENGDNSSSERIDDDVSDKSSAFGSRHDLSRVETPLPDWVIVGESVLVRPYSYSGVIAYVGPTEFASGTWIGVELDAPTGKNDGAVNGHRYFTCRPKCGIFVKVDKLIQDKRGRALRNYVSAPQPAPMRRSVSRGEGLHSLHRSRSRGEGLSTTGTRSSPRGK from the exons GAGCAAGCCGAAAACCTTCGCGTTCGATCATTGTTTCTATTCCCTGGACCCGGCCGTGGAAAACTTCGCGAATCAAGATGTGGTGTTCGACGCCCTGGGTCGCGACATTTTGGACAATGCGTTCCAAGGTTACAACGCCTGCATTTTCGCCTACGGTCAAACCG GGTCCGGGAAATCGTACACGATGATGGGAAGCGGCGAGAACAAAGGTATCATACCACGGCTGTGCGACAACCTCTTCGACATGATCGCGAAGCAACAGAGCTCGGAGCTTACTTACAAAGTCGAGGTCTCCTATATGGAGATCTACAACGAGAAGGTGCACGATCTGCTCGATCCAAAGCCGAACAAACAGTCGCTGAAAGTCAGGGAACACAATGTCCTGGGCCCGTACGTGGATGGACTTAGTCAGCTCGCCGTCACATCCTTTCAG GACATCGACAACCTGATGGCGGAGGGGAACAAGTCGAGGACGGTAGCTGCGACGAACATGAATTCCGAGAGTTCACGGTCGCACGCTGTATTCTCCGTCATCCTGACGCAGACGTTGACGGACTCGAAGAGCGGCGTCAGCGGTGAAAAGGTCTCGCGGATGAGCCTGGTGGACTTGGCAGGGAGCGAAAGGGCTGTGAAAACTGGAGCAGTGGGCGATAGGCTTAAAGAAGGAAGCAACATAAACAA ATCCCTAACGACGTTGGGTCTAGTCATTTCGAAGCTGGCGGATCAAAATTCcggaaataataagaataaggACAAGTTCGTGCCGTACAGGGACTCCGTTCTGACGTGGCTGTTGAAG GATAACCTTGGCGGGAACAGTAAGACCGTAATGGTAGCCACTATATCTCCTGCCGCGGATAATTACGAGGAAACGCTTTCAACCCTGCGATACGCGGACAGAGCCAAGAGAATCGTTAATCACGCGGTGGTCAACGAGGATCCAAATGCAAGAATCATTCGGGAATTAAGGCAGGAAGTGGAGGCGTTGAAAGAGATGCTATTACATGCAACT GGACAAGGGTCGATAGTGGGCCAGCAACGCACAGACATAACGGAGAAGCTGTCGGAATCGGAACGATTAATGAAGGAAATGTCGCAAACGTGGGAGGAAAAACTGGTGAAAACCGAGAGGCTGCAACACGAAAGGCAACAGGCCTTAGAAAAAATGGGAATCAGTGTTCAAGCCTCTGGTATCCAAGTGGAAAAGAACAAGTATTATCTCGTAAATCTAAACGACGACCCTAGCTTGAACGAGCTGCTAGTTTATTATCTGAAG GAAAGGACTCTGGTTGGAGGACGTTCGGCAAAGACAGAGCAAGACATTCAGCTGCACGGTCTTGGTATTCTGCCTGAACACTGTGTCATCACGATAGAGGAAACTGGCCTCTATATGACGCCATTAAACGGTGCTAGGTGTTTCGTGAACGGCACTCAGGTAGTAGAGAAAACGCCGTTGTTACACGGTGACAGGATCGTCTGGGGAAATCATCATTTCTTCCGGGTGAATTGTCCCAGAAGTGCAACAG CGATCAACAGTGAACCTCAGACGCCGGCACAGAATATTGATTACACTTTTGCACGAGAAGAACTGATGCTTAACGAGTTGTCGAACGACCCTATTCAAAGAGCTATCGCTAGACTCGAGAAGCAGCACGAAGAAGATAAACAG GTCGCGTTAGAGAAACAGAGGCAAGAGTACGAGCGGCAGTTTCAGCAACTTCGCAACATTTTGTCTCCATCGACACCCTATTCCCCTTACGTACCATACGATCCCCTGCGGGGCAGTCAAAGTAGTAAACTTCCTGCTTGCACGCCAACTACGCAAATGCGAGTAGAGAAATGGGCCCAGGAAAGAGACGAGATGTTCAAAAGGAGTTTAGGTCAATTGAAAGCGGACATCTTAAAGGCGAACGCATTGGTGCAGGAGGCAAACTTCTTGGCGGAAGAGATGGGGAAGCAAACGAAGTTTAGCGTCACTTTACAGATTCCGCCAAACAATTTAAGTCCAAATAGAAAG AGTGTATTTTTTCAGCGGGGCGCCTTCGTCAGCGAGCCTGCGATTCTAGTGAAAAGGACAAACATGGGCAGCCAGGTGTGGTCCatggaaaaattagaaaacaaaTTAGTCGATATGCGGGACATGTACGAGGACAGAAAGGATCCCAACAATTGTCAACGATTACCTGCCATTAAG GATGAAGTGCCCGGGAAGACCCAAGACCCATTCTACGAGTCCCAGGAGAATCACAATCTCATTGGAGTAGCGAATATTTTCTTAGAGGTTCTGTTTCACGACGTTCGATTAGATTATCACACGCCAATTATCAGCCAACAAGGAGAAGTCGCTGGACGACTGCAGGTCGAGATTAGTCGCATATCTGGTCACTTTCCTCAGGACCGTATCTGCGAGGCAGCGTCAGAATCGTCGAATGACTCGACCTCGTCAGAACCTGAGGATTATTCCGGATCGAGCTTCATCACTTGTCGCGTGACCATCAAACAAGCAACTGGTTTGCCTCTGTCACTGAGCCATTTTGTATTTTGTCAATATATGTTTTGCGGACATCCAGACCCCATAGTGGTCCCAGCCATCGACAATTCCGAACAATTAACTTCGAATTGCCAGATAGGGCAGAGAGACTCTCTGGTGTTCAAGTTTAATCACACGAAAGATTTTACCGTGCCCATAACGGAGGAGTTTATCGAACACTGTAGCG AAGGGGCCTTAAGCATAGAAGTTTGGGGACACCGAAGTGCCGGATTTTCGCGAAGTAAACCAGGTTGGGAAGTCGAGCAGCAACTTGCAAAAGCTAGATCTCTGGCTGATCGATGGTCAGAGCTAACGCGGAAGATCGAATTGTGGGTCGAAATCCAGGAACTAAATGAGCAAGGGGAATATTCACCGGTGGATGTGGTTGTGAAACAAGATACATGGACAG gaGGTATTTATCAGTTACGTCAAGGACAGCAACGACGAATACAAGTTCGTGTGAAACCAGTACAAAATTCAGGAACATTGCCCATAATTTGTCAATCGATATTAAATATAGCAGTTGGTAGCGTGTCTGTAAGGAATCGTCTTCAGATTCCATTGGATAGTTATCAGGACGAAGACTTAAGTATACTAAGGGAAAAGTGGAGCGAAGCTTTAATGAGAAGGAGACAATACTTGGATCAACAGATACAGAAACTCATTAACAAACAAG ATAAAACTGAACAAGATATTGAACGAGAACAAAGCCTTGTGGATCAGTGGGTCAGTCTCACAGAAGAAAGAAACGCAGTGTTAGTCCCTGCAGCAGGGTCAGGTATTCCTGGTGCTCCTGCTGACTGGAACCCCCCTCCAGGAATGGAACCGCACATACCTGTTCTCTTCCTTGATCTCAATG CCGATGATCTTTCAACACATCAGTCGGGAGAAGAAGTCTCCGTAACCGGGTTAAATTCCATCTTACCAAAGGAACATGGCAATAAATTCTACAATTTACCCATAATTCGTCGCATAGAGAAAGATGTGTGCGCTATCGCTGCTTGGGATTCCAGTATACACGACAATATACATCTGAACAAAGTCACAGATG caAACGAGCgggtttttttaattttgaaaacaaCGGTGCGCCTCTCACACCCAGCGCCGATGGACCTTGTGCTGCGTAAACGATTAGCCTTGAACATCTACAAACGACAAAGTATCACAGACAGAATCTTCAAGAGAATCGTTCGTACCGACTGCTTAACTCAAACTGGAGTCACTTACGAAGTCGTGTCTAATATACCAAAGGCTAGCGAAGAATTGGAAGATCGCGAGAGTTTGGCACAAATAGCTGCCAGTGGCGAAGACAATAGCTTATGTGATGGCGAGACTTACATCG AAAAATACACACGCGGTGTTTCTGCGGTGGAAAGTATCTTAACTTTAGACCGATTACGACAAAGCGTCGCGGTAAAAGAATTACTGCAAGCACAAGGTCAACCACTTATGCGCAAGACAGCAAGCGTACCCAACTTCTCGCAGGTACTACTGCCTCTCCGCCGTCTCGGACGCACT ATCATGAGATCCGACACCTCGATGGACTCTTTGAACGTCACGCGTTCTGAAAGCGTGACTGATCTCAACACAGAGTTGAACGGGCTGCTTCATTCGCGACGTGCATCTACGGGTCACACCAGAAACGATGAGAACTTCGTTTCTGCGCCAGCTAAACCATTCGGAATCG GCTCCATTCTGAACTCAG CGAGACCAACCTTCCTGAATTTGAACCTGAATCTCAACTCATTGACACGTCTGCAACAATCCACCTCTGCCAAGT CATCTCCGAATATGGTCGGTGGCAAATTGGGTCTACGAATGACCACTCTGCACGAGGAAACATCGAACACTGGCAACCAGTTGTCGACGCCCGTACACGACGAGGACGAAGAGAAGAGCGACGCTGATTACTCGGAATATGACTCGTACCAG GCACCGGCGAAACCAGTAAAACCGCTAACTTCTTCACGCACACTGGATTCTCTTGTCGAACTTCAATCGACGAAGATCAACACGCCAAGCATGAGCAGCAGCGGCTACGGTTCACAAGCGGTGTCTACGACCAATCTCACGTCCGAGGACTCCATCTCCGTTAAATCTATCAGCGTGGACGAGACACCAGACCTGGAATACAGAAATCTGTTGGATTATAAGAAACCAGAGAGAATGGACAGCTCACTGGTGGAGGAAACGCCGGAGGAATATATGGGTGAAGTGACTAACGCGTTGGGCAACTTGAACGTGATGGAGAACACTTGCGGCGAGG AGCATACTAGAAAGAACTTAGACGAGACAGGTGCCTACATGGACGCAGACATCGACAGTCCGGTTTCTTCGACGAAAAGCGATAGCGATGCAAATACCAATGTGTCGCGTACAAGTTCTACTCATTGCCAGAAGAAGGATATACCAAGCCAGGGTTTGAGCAACAGAAGGAAAAGCGACATGGAGATTAGTCAGGCATCGAATTCTGGAGAAGACAGCCCTCTGGAAGGTAGCTCGGTTGTACACACGAAGCTACCACCAGGAAAG GTCGTACGTCGAAGGAAAGCTTCTACTAGCACAGGAAGGCCTACGAGTTCTCAGCACAGGGCTTCATTCCCCATGGTCCGTCCACAAGTTTCAGAGAGCAAAGCAGCAGCAAGACTCGAACAATCAATGCAACCTAACATTCCCTATGAAAACGGTGACAACAGCTCCTCTGAACGAATCGATg acGACGTGAGCGACAAGAGTTCAGCTTTTGGATCGAGACACGACTTAAGTAGAGTCGAAACTCCGCTCCCGGATTGGGTTATAGTTGGTGAATCGGTGCTGGTTCGCCCATACAGCTATTCTGGTGTCATAGCGTACGTTGGCCCAACAGAGTTTGCATCCGGAACGTGGATAGGAGTTGAACTCGATGCCCCGACAG GTAAAAACGATGGTGCTGTGAATGGCCATAGGTACTTCACGTGTCGACCGAAATGCGGTATCTTCGTTAAAGTGGACAAACTAATTCAGGACAAACGTGGCCGAGCACTTAGAAACTATGTCTCTGCCCCTCAACCTGCACCGATGCGTCGAAGCGTCAGCAGAG GTGAGGGTTTACATTCCTTGCACCGAAGTCGAAGCCGAGGGGAGGGCCTTTCAACGACTGGCACGCGATCTTCTCCACGGGGCAAGTAA